A portion of the Mercenaria mercenaria strain notata unplaced genomic scaffold, MADL_Memer_1 contig_4659, whole genome shotgun sequence genome contains these proteins:
- the LOC128554026 gene encoding dnaJ homolog subfamily A member 1-like: MQSVCSECSGKGEQINPKLRCKRCLGKKVVDDHKILEVHVDKGMKDGENIRFTGEGDQEPGLEPGDIIIVLDEKEHKTFRRNGLDLIMEMELQLVEALCGFQKTIETLDKRTLVITNLPGE, translated from the exons ATGCAGTCAGTGTGCTCGGAGTGTTCAGGAAAAGGGGAGCAAATTAATCCAAAACTAAGATGTAAGAGATGTCTCGGAAAAAAAGTGGTGGATGATCACAAAATATTGGAGGTCCATGTCGACAAag GTATGAAGGACGGGGAAAATATCCGATTTACGGGAGAAGGTGACCAAGAGCCCGGATTGGAACCAGGGGACATAATAATTGTTCTTGACGAGAAGGAGCATAAAACTTTCCGACGTAACGGTTTGGATTTGATTATGGAAATGGAATTACAGCTTGTTGAAGCACTGTGTGGATTTCAGAAAACTATAGAGACACTGGACAAAAGAACATTGGTTATAACAAATTTACCAGGTGAGTAA